A window from candidate division WOR-3 bacterium encodes these proteins:
- a CDS encoding histone deacetylase, with protein MKFVYSDKYEMNIGPHVFPTQKYRLIKERLLAEGLAKEEDFLEPPPINVDDIRLVHTEEYIQDMLNLRWTSRTIRSELPLTWEIIEGYFLAAAGTILAARLALEEKIGFHIGGGFHHAFPNHGEGFCYVNDIGVAIKKMQKEGRIKKAAVIDCDLHQGNGTARIFQDDPDVFTFSIHQENLYPIKERSDWDIGLPDFAGDDIYLGHLASAVPQIYDRHQPELVIYVAGSDPYLDDQLGLLLLTKEGLKKRDEIVIGEGEKRRIPICVVLAGGYARKIEDTVEIHLNTAKVCLQVLNQLPEGVIKEEDSTENKS; from the coding sequence ATGAAATTTGTCTATTCTGATAAATATGAGATGAATATTGGACCCCATGTCTTTCCAACCCAAAAGTACCGGTTGATAAAAGAGAGGTTGCTTGCCGAAGGTTTGGCAAAAGAGGAGGATTTTTTAGAACCACCCCCAATTAACGTGGATGATATCCGCCTTGTGCACACCGAAGAGTATATTCAAGATATGCTCAATCTCCGTTGGACTTCCCGAACGATCCGCTCGGAGTTACCTTTAACCTGGGAAATTATTGAAGGTTATTTCTTAGCCGCAGCCGGGACGATCCTTGCCGCCCGGCTCGCCTTAGAGGAGAAGATTGGTTTCCATATCGGGGGTGGTTTCCACCATGCCTTTCCTAATCACGGTGAGGGTTTCTGTTATGTCAATGATATCGGGGTGGCGATTAAGAAGATGCAGAAGGAGGGGAGGATAAAGAAGGCGGCGGTGATTGACTGCGACTTACATCAAGGAAATGGCACCGCCCGCATCTTTCAGGATGACCCGGATGTCTTCACTTTTTCTATTCATCAGGAAAATCTCTATCCCATTAAGGAGCGAAGCGATTGGGATATCGGTCTCCCCGATTTTGCCGGAGATGATATTTATCTCGGGCATTTGGCTTCCGCAGTCCCCCAGATTTATGACCGCCACCAACCAGAATTGGTAATCTATGTGGCGGGTTCTGACCCCTATTTAGATGACCAGTTAGGTCTCCTCCTCTTGACCAAAGAGGGGTTGAAGAAGAGGGACGAGATTGTGATTGGGGAAGGGGAAAAGAGGAGAATTCCAATTTGTGTCGTCCTGGCGGGTGGCTATGCCCGAAAGATTGAGGATACAGTAGAAATTCATCTCAATACCGCTAAGGTCTGCCTCCAAGTCCTTAACCAGTTACCAGAAGGGGTGATAAAGGAAGAAGATTCTACTGAGAATAAAAGTTAA